A stretch of the Mangifera indica cultivar Alphonso unplaced genomic scaffold, CATAS_Mindica_2.1 Un_0077, whole genome shotgun sequence genome encodes the following:
- the LOC123207433 gene encoding uncharacterized protein LOC123207433: MYMPSTFGGPPAYGGFGRMRGAAAPVVINTERHLFHSEILDRQVYEKKRKLSNLNMSGQSDDDDDDDDDYLHIKKRCHLSEEERSDDRRSHISRERSVSCSEESILRRLHKRHFMTLIWTMARTLLMRNMRKIPIPQFLVENGGHITQREVQKLRISPLVPAGKVI; this comes from the exons ATGTATATGCCATCTACGTTTGGTGGCCCACCTGCCTATGG TGGTTTCGGGAGGATGAGAGGAGCAGCAGCTCCAGTTGTGATTAATACAGAGCGACATCTATTTCATTCAGAGATTTTGGATCGTCAAGTTTATGAAAAGAAACGGAAGTTATCAAATCTGAATATGAG TGGACAGtccgatgatgatgatgatgatgatgatgattatcTTCATATTAAGAAAAGGTGTCACTTGAGTGAGGAAGAAAGATCAGATGACCGTAGATCTCATATCAGTAGGGAAAGGAGTGTAAGCTGTTCTGAGGAAAGCATTTTGCGTAGGTTACACAAGAGACACTTCATGACACTAATTTGGACAATGGCACGTACTCTGTTGATGAGAAACATGAGAAAAATCCCCATTCCTCAATTTCTGGTAGAGAATGGAGGCCACATCACTCAGAGAGAAGTTCAGAAGTTGAGAATATCCCCATTGGTTCCAGCTGGAAAAGTGATATGA